Below is a window of Ignavibacteria bacterium DNA.
ATAGAGAACGGAGAAAATCAAGTCAGTGGTAAAATTCGTACATCGCGCATCATACTTCAGAATGTTACAAACACTTTCGGCGGAATCGGTATTGAAATCAACGCAGGCGCAACATCACCTGGTCAAACTGCTGTATCAAGAAAAACAGGAACTGCATTAAGCGGAACCGGAGTATATTCTTCCCATAAATCCATCAAACGATATTTCGATATTGCTCCCGCAGTCAATTCCAACTTGAACGCAGTTGTAACGTTTCATTACATTAATTCGGAAGCCGATACACAAAACGAATCGAAACTTTCTCTATGGAAAACGACAAACAATGGTACTTCTTGGATGAAAATTGTCGGAACTGTTGATACGTCTGCAAATACTATTGTCATTGATAGCGTGCAAAGTTTTCACAGATTCACTGCCGCTGACAGTGCAAATAATTTAACACCGGTTACAATTACCATTAGAAAATTTGCAGACGCTGATGGAAATATTACGACGACAAACAATTGGACAAAAAAGAAATGGAATTTGCAACTCAGAGAAAATTCTGTCAACGGAACCTTATTGAGTGAAGTAACGAACGATAGCATTCTTTCACTGAGCAATCTGTCAGAAGGAACGTATGTCGCCATCGAAGCGGATAGTGCGCGTTGGAAACATCTTGGTTATAGAAGAAATTATGGTACGCCGACGGAAGATACGACCAACAATTATGTTGTCATCAATGCAAATGGCGGAGAAACACAAACGGTAGAATTTATCAATTATATTCCCAATAATGTAACGATCAAAAAAGTTCAGGATGTGGATTTAAATTTCAATACAACTACCGACAGAAGCGCAAAAAGATGGAAAATGTATTTATATAAAAATTCTGTATCTCAAGCGAACTTGCTCGATTCAGTAGATTCCGATACGTTGCTCGCTCGTGGAAATCTCGGAGACGGTACGTATGTTGCTAAAGAAGCAGATAGCACGGGATGGAGTGTGCTGGGTTATCTTTTGGATACAAATGCAACGCAAAGCACTTCGAAAACAGTTACGTTTACTGTAAGCGGAGGACAATCGCGCACCGTAACATTTGTCAACAAATATCCCGCAAAAATTACTGTGCGTTTTTATCGTGATACTGATGGACTACTAGCAACTACTTCTGATAAAAAAGGAAAAAAATGGTCTATGAAGTTGTACAAAGATTCCATTTCTGCTTCTTCGCTGATTGACACGGTAAAATCCGATAGCGTTTTAAAATCATCTGATCTTGTAGCGGGAACATATATTGTAACCGTTGCTGATAGCGGCGGAAATTGGACAAATATCGGAACTGTGATTGATTCCACTACAATAAAAAGCGCCGGAAGAACAAGTGATACAATAACAGTAACAACAGGAAATTCAAGAGAAATTTGGTTTGTGAATTTCAACGCAAACAATATTACCATAAAAGCAATGGAAGACCAAGATGGCAATATCAGTTCTTCTACAGACAGAATTGCGCATAATTGGCATTTGCGTTTGTATAAAGACTCTATTAGTGCAACTAAACTCTTGCAAGAAGTAACCTCCGATACACAAATTACTGCTCTTAATGTAGGCGATGGAACATATTATGCGCTGCAAGTTGATTCTACGCTATGGACTGATTTGCGCACTGTTGCTTATGGAACTCCGGAAATTTCACTCTTGAGCGATACGATGACCTTGAGTTTAACCGGAGGAAAAATATACAACATACAATTCTTACACTACAAACCGGATAAATCTAAATATCGTACGTTTTTACAGAGCGATTACACGAAAAAAACCATTAAGTTAAAAGTCAAGAAAGGATTGCTTCGACCAATGCCCAATGGAGGAAACGTACGCGATACTGCATTTGCAAAAATATATAAGAAAACTCCAGCACTATTCGGTATAGATAAAACAGACAGCGCCGCATTCTACGGATGGCTTGTGCTTTCCAGCGGAAACAATGTTCGTTCTTCGCTCCCTCACGACGGAACTCCACGGGGATTAGATAGTATGGGGAAATCCGTATTAAAATTAAAACCGATTCTGAAAAAACAAAAAAACATCAAACCGTTGTTACACAACAACAGATTACTCGGCGAAGCAATTGCGCTTAAAACGAACATTGCCGCAAGCGACGCATATATTACAAATTCCGGGTTCGGCGATTTGTTGTATTTTGATAGCACCGATGTTACAAACCACGCAAACAATCGCACAATTAGAAAAATTGCTTCGACGGTTGATACACTGTTAACATACTGGAAACAATTTGTTGGAAGTCCACTCTATACAAATTACGATAGCATTTTGAAAAAAATAAATTTAGCGTTCGCTGATGTGATGGATACCATTTCTGTTTCACCCTTAAAAATAACAGGAACAAAATCAGTACAAACAATTCCGTACCTTGTCAAAACTAATTTCAAAGAAGTTCCTGAAGTTCCGATTCCTTACATCCCGTTTCCCAACCCAACGTCGTTTGAATTGTTACAGAATTATCCCAATCCGTTCAATCCAACAACAACCATTCCATTCAAAATGCTCGATGACGGATTTGTAACAATCGTCCTTTACAATATTTTAGGACAAGAAGTATTACGAATTATTGACAAAGAATATTTTCTGTTAGGTGAACATGAAATAGAATTCGATGCAACGGAATTAACTTCAGGCGTATATTTCTCCAGATTATACATCAATGGAAACTTGGAAAGCCATACAATGAAAATGCTCTTACTCAAATAGCAGTCATTTCCACAAATTATTTTCTCAAAAGGCAACTTTCTCCGAGTTGCCTTTTTTGTTGATTGAAGGAATCGGCGCGAAATCTTTTTTCAGGAAAGCGTTTTAAAATCAAAAGGCAACTTACTCCGAGTTGCCTTTTTTTTTATGCTTCGTCTAATTCGATGGATTTCTTTTTTTCCATTCTGTTCCGTTCGTTGTGGTCGAGATAGCGTTTGCGGAGACGAATAGATTTTGGCGTTACTTCAACATATTCATTATCGCCAATCCATTCAATCGCTTTTTCGAGCGTAAAAATACGCGGAGGTTCAAGTCGCACCGCCTCATCGCTTCCGCTTGCGCGCATATTGGTGAGTTGTTTTGTTTTGCACACATTCACCACCATATCTTGCTCACGCGAATTTTCTCCGACAATCATTCCCGCATACACACGCGTTCCAGGTTCAAGAAAAAACACAGAACGTTCTTGCAATTTCCACATTCCATACGCAACTGCTTCGCCATCTTCTAATGCAATGAGCGCACCTTTTGTCCGATGAGCAATTTCTCCCTTGAACGGTTCGTAACCGTGAAAGTTGTGATGCAAAATTCCCGTTCCTTTTGTTTGCGTCATAAATTCATTTCGGAAGCCGATGAGTCCGCGCGCGGGAACAAAAAATTCCAATCGCGTATTGCCACTATTAGAAATCATATTTTTCATTTCACCTTTTCGGCGTCCCAAATTTTCAATCACAACACCGATAAATTCGTCGGGAACATCAATAATCACGTGTTCAATCGGTTCGCAGAGAACGTCATCAATACGTTTGTAAATTACTTCGGGACGAGAAACTTGCAACTCATATCCTTCGCGGCGCATTGTTTCAATCAATATTCCCAAATGCAATTCTCCCCTTCCACTCACGCGAAACATATCGGGAGAATCGGTGAGTTCAACACGCAGCGAAACATTGGAGCGCAATTCTTTCGTCAATCGCTCAGCGAGATTTCTTGTTGTAACATATTTTCCATCTTGTCCTGCAAAGGGAGAATTATTGACAACGAAGTTCATCGAAATCGTTGGCTCTTCAATCGCAACAAACGGAAGCGGCGTCGGGTCGGCGATATCGGCGATTGTTTCACCAATATCAACATCTTCCATTCCGGAAATGGCAATAATATCACCGGCGTGCGCTTCGTTTGTCTCCGAGCGTTTCAATCCATCGAATGTGTAAATTTTTGTAACGCGCGCATCTTCAATCGTTGCATCGCGATGAATCACTTTCATCGGCGAACCGAGACGAATTGTTCCGCGCGAAATTCTTCCGATACCGAGACGACCGAGATAATCGTTGTAGTCAATCGAAGTAACAAGCATTTGAAACGGCTCATCCGAATTTCCTTCCGGCGGTGGAACGTTATTCACAATCGCCTCAAATAACGGTTCAAGATTGATTGCTTCAGAATCTAAATCAGTTTTCGCAATTCCTTGTTTTGCAATTGCATAAATTGTCGGGAAATCGAGTTGCTGGTCATTTGCGCCGAGGGAAAGAAAAAGTTCAAACACCATATCGAGAACTTCGTGCGAGCGTGCATCTTTCCTATCAATTTTGTTGATGACAACAATGGGTTGCAAATTCAAATCAAGAGATTTTTTCAAAACGAATTTTGTTCCGGGAAGCGGACCTTCTGCCGCATCAACAAGGAGCAAAACGCCGTCAACCATTTTGAGTGTTCGTTCAACTTCGCCGCTAAAATCCGAGTGCCCCGGCGTATCAACGATATTGATTTTTATTTTTTGTTTTTGATTTTTCTGCTGATAAAAAACTGATGTATTCTTTGCAAGAATCGTAATTCCACGCTCTTTTTCCAAATCGTTTGAATCCATTACGCGCGTAACAACTGTTTGGTTTTCGCGGAAGGTTCCTGTTTGCCGAAGCATGTGGTCAACGAGTGTCGTTTTCCCGTGGTCAACGTGCGCAACAATTGCAATGTTTCGAATGTCTGTTCGTTTCGTCATTAAATGATTAAAGTGGTAAAGAAATAAAAACGCCTCGCGAGGTTAATTGCGAGGCGTTGTGTTAAAAAAAAACGCGGGTAAAAGATAAGAAAAGTGAACGAAGAGAAAAACTAAAACGTGAACGTCATTCCTACTTTGTATGAATTGTACATTAAGGGTTCCGTACTGGTAAAGGGCCAAGTGCATTTTCTCTTTTCTGAGTTCATAGAATGCGTATGCATATCCATTTTTTAAAATGAAATTTACGATGGGACCTGTGTTGGGAGACGAACGAACAATTTCTTTCACAAAAGAATCTAACATCTCTTCTCCTATCATTTCGACAGCATAACTTCCTGTGAATTTCCAGAAACTCAAACGTGGAAAAATAATCTGTCGCTCATAATCCGCTCGAAGAGTCATCATTGGAAATATTTGCAGAAGAATTCCTCCCACCATCATTCTTCCAAAACGAAACGATGTGCCAAGATAATCAAGTTTTTGCTTATCCGTTAGCAATGTGGAAGAGTTGCGTGTATAAATATTGAGTTGTAAAAAATGAAAATAACAAAGCGAATACTATTGATATACGATTCATACAATTTCTCCGAAAAATTTGTAATACAAGAAATGTTTGATATGAGTATTTGACTGTGTCAATTGAAAAAAGTTGCAAAAAAAAAACCCTTATTTCTTAAAAAAGAAATAAGGGAATAAATCACATTGGAGAAAACTACACCACGGAATTAAACAGTACGGTAGCAATTTGTTCACGCACATTTCGAGTAAAATACCAGCCACTGTCAATTCGTTGTTGAATGATATCAAGGTTTTTCCTTTTGCTTTTTACGAATTGCGCTTGGGCTTGGGAAGAAAGAGTAATTTCATCTCGTTTATTTTCATCCGTGCGAGGCGTACTATCAACAAACGTTGATGGTACAATGGATTTGTCTGAATGTATTTTAGGGATATTCATAAAAGTTATCCTTGCTGAATATAATTGGTAATTAAATTGCGCTTTTGGCTATGTTGTAATTGTTCGTATAATTGACTATTCCACTCTTGAAGAGTAGAAGTTAACAGTTGTTCTTTATCGTGCAGTTGAAAAATAATTTTTTCTGAATAGGATTTTTTTTGCAATCCTGCTTGGCGAATAGTATCTTTTTTGCGTATAGCATCTTCAATAAGTGAACCGCGACGTTGCAAGAGTTCTTCGATGCTCTCAATGTCCTGATGTTGTGCGCTCAAAAGCATTTCGTCTGTTAATCGCAATATCTCTTCCAGTATTTTCACAGAATTATTGTTTATATGTGTGTGTAACATTGAAATAGATTTATGCACGTTTGTCAAAAACAACGCCTCTTCGTTCAAAGAGATTTTCGCTCGCTTTTGTTACTTCTTCAAATTCAAGAGTGCGTGAAACCTTTGTATCCGTGTTTTCCAACTCTGCTTTTGAATTTCCGGTTTCTTCTTCAAATGAAAATGACAGTTTCATATTTTTCATCACTTCAGCATATACTTCTTTGTTGGAAGTTCCTGCTGAAGACGAACGCTTCGAAAAATTATTCTGCGTTTTTCTTCGTTGATTTTTTTCTCGTTTACTTTGTTTCGCATTTTCACGTGTGTTTTCTCCTATGGAAACAACGCCGTGATACGCTTCAACCCCATCTACCTGTCGAGGCATATAAAAAAAACTTCCCTTGGTTTTTAATTATTACTTTAAGAAATTCTTATTGAAAATGTTTAAGTACTGCGATTGCTGTGCTAATTGTTGCAAGAGTAATTGCGACTTAGAAAATTTATCCCGAAATTTTTCGACCTCTAAATCAACCTTTGATTTAAATTTGGACATTTTCTTTTCCAAGGAAAACAATTGCGTACGGATACTATCACTATACGTATCCAGTTCTCCTCCGATATCGGTAATGGTTTTAATACTGGCTACTAATTGATGCGCAACTCCATCCTTCGCTTCAAAAATAAATCCGGAGGCTTCCGTACTAATGAATATATCTGCAACGTAGGAAATGTTTTGAGTATAATAACTATCAAACTTTGTTTTATCCGAAAACGTAAGTGTTCCATTAGAATTTGTGGTAATTCCAATTGCCGCCAACGTTGTCGGACCATCCAGCGTTGAAATGGATTCTATTTCGTTGCGAACAATAGAACGAAGTTTTGCGGCTAACGAAAGATATATGGAATCTCTTCGCAACGACGATGATTGCGTTTTTTCAGATTGAGTTCGCAAATATGTTATGACTTCATTATACTTCGAAATAAATTCGTCAATTTTTGCATAAAGCGCAGTTTTGTCGTTTGCAATGGTAATGGTTACCGGAGTATCTGTCGCTTGCTGTGTTTTACTTAATGTAAGCGTAACTCCTGTAAGTAAATCCGTTATCGAATTTGTACTTCGCTGAACATCAATGCCGTTAAATTTGAATTTAGAATTCAAATCGTTCGAGACAGTATATTGAAATCCAGCAGTATTATTGGTATAAGCTGTGCGTGCAGCATTGACTCCGGCCGTAAGTCCAAGATTAGCCATCAACGTTCCGGATACATCAGCAAAGGTGATAGCATTATCTTCCCCAGAACTGTCTGATGCCAAATATAAGCGGCTATCTGTTGATGTCGGCGTTACTGTTTGCGCTTGAACCGCTGCTTCCGACGTATTGATAGCGCTTACAATTTTGTTAATAATCTCTTTATTTGTTTCACCTCCTTCTATTGTTACAGCAATAGTGGTTGTTACACCATTGACCGTAACATTAAACGATTTTCCTCCCGTTCCTACTTCTGTTTCAATGGACGAATCGTCAGAAGAAACCAAATCTGAAAATAACGAATCGGTTTTTGCTAATCGTTCTACGAGAACGGTGAATGTTCCTGCTTGCGCTTTTTCGGAAGAAGTTGCGCTTGCTATTGTCGAATCAGACGAAGTTGTTGTTTTGGATTCAAACTTTTTGGTGTCTCCCCAATTGGTAAATACAATCATCGAATCGTTTATGAGCGACTTTAATGCATTCAACTTCGTCTTCAATTCTGAGTACGAAGTTTTTCTACTATTCAGTTCGGTTTTTTGCTCATTCAGTTTCGTAATACCTTTACTTTTCTGCGTTCGAACTTGTTCTGCTAACTGATCAATTTTGTCATTCATTGATAATCCGGAAATTCCACTTACGGTTGCCATATACTATGTTGTTTTACGTTTAAAAATGGTTTTGTAATTAATTTCACGTTGTTTGAAATGCGTTTATTCGTTCTTCTTTCTGTTGCTTCAACGCTTGCGACCACGCATCTCGCAAATCCTGAAGAATCTTTTCCGCTTCTTCCAATTTCTTTTTTCTAATGCACGACTTGCAATACTCATAGATTTTCAAAAATCCGCTTGCTACATCTGCTACATTTTTAGGATTCGATTTATCAAAGTTCAATGCTAATATCAATTCCGTAATTGCTTTATCTGCTGTAAAAACATCTTTTCTTTTCAAACTGAATATCGCCGCATCATACATCTTGATAATTATTTCTACAGGAGAAAGATTAACATGAACATTTTGGCGATACTGCGATACGACTTTTCGTGCCGGTTGCAACGGAACTGCCGCTTTTTCTAACATTTCTTCCACGATAAAAAAATACTCTTTTGTCTTTATTCAATAATAAATGAAGAAAGTGGATACATTACGTACCCACTTTCTTTCAATAAGCAAACAAATTGTTCGATTAGAACAATCCGAGTACTTGGTTGCTTGCAGTATTTGCTGCTGCGAGTTGCGCAATGGCAATCTGTTGAAGGATTGTCGCTTGCGTATTGCGTACAGTTTCTGCTGCAATGTCAACATCTTCGTAATGACCGCGAAGTCTGTCTTGTGCATCTACGGCAACGCTGATAACATTGTTATGGGTTTGGAGCCAATCTTGCATTCCTGCCATACGCATTAATTCACTGCGTGCTGCTTGCAATGCAAGTTCATTTAAATTGCTATCAAGAGCTACTGTTCCTACTGCCATTGTTCCGTCATACACTAAGGTACCACCAGCAACGCCAGTAAGATCCCATACGGTTCCGAGAGATTGCGTAGAAATTGTTGATCCGCTTGTGTAAACGAATGCGCCTGATGCTTGTGCAGCTGCTGCTGATAGTTCTCCTTCGTTTGTCCAAGAGACTCCACCACCAGTGCCGTTCGCTGCTAAGTCCATTGATGCATCATAGAGGTTGAATCCATTGTACATATAGTTTGCTGCAGATGCGTCTGCACTCCATTTATCTGCGAGACTTGCTGCTTCGGATTCAATTGCGATTCTTT
It encodes the following:
- a CDS encoding flagellar protein FliS — encoded protein: MLEKAAVPLQPARKVVSQYRQNVHVNLSPVEIIIKMYDAAIFSLKRKDVFTADKAITELILALNFDKSNPKNVADVASGFLKIYEYCKSCIRKKKLEEAEKILQDLRDAWSQALKQQKEERINAFQTT
- the typA gene encoding translational GTPase TypA, translating into MTKRTDIRNIAIVAHVDHGKTTLVDHMLRQTGTFRENQTVVTRVMDSNDLEKERGITILAKNTSVFYQQKNQKQKIKINIVDTPGHSDFSGEVERTLKMVDGVLLLVDAAEGPLPGTKFVLKKSLDLNLQPIVVINKIDRKDARSHEVLDMVFELFLSLGANDQQLDFPTIYAIAKQGIAKTDLDSEAINLEPLFEAIVNNVPPPEGNSDEPFQMLVTSIDYNDYLGRLGIGRISRGTIRLGSPMKVIHRDATIEDARVTKIYTFDGLKRSETNEAHAGDIIAISGMEDVDIGETIADIADPTPLPFVAIEEPTISMNFVVNNSPFAGQDGKYVTTRNLAERLTKELRSNVSLRVELTDSPDMFRVSGRGELHLGILIETMRREGYELQVSRPEVIYKRIDDVLCEPIEHVIIDVPDEFIGVVIENLGRRKGEMKNMISNSGNTRLEFFVPARGLIGFRNEFMTQTKGTGILHHNFHGYEPFKGEIAHRTKGALIALEDGEAVAYGMWKLQERSVFFLEPGTRVYAGMIVGENSREQDMVVNVCKTKQLTNMRASGSDEAVRLEPPRIFTLEKAIEWIGDNEYVEVTPKSIRLRKRYLDHNERNRMEKKKSIELDEA